A single window of Macrobrachium nipponense isolate FS-2020 chromosome 31, ASM1510439v2, whole genome shotgun sequence DNA harbors:
- the LOC135206949 gene encoding serine/threonine-protein kinase unc-51-like isoform X2, with the protein MEVVGEYEYSTKDLIGHGAFAVVFKGRHRQKPSLTVAIKSITKKNIAKSQNLLSKEIKILKELTELHHENVVALLDCKETANHVFLVMEYCNGGDLADYLHAKGTLSEDTIRFFLRQLAESMRALYGKGIVHRDLKPQNILLAHAGKPNPAPHHITLKIADFGFARFLQDGVMAATLCGSPMYMAPEVIMSIQYDAKADLWSLGTIVFQCLVGKAPFQAQTPQALKQFYEKNANLAPRIPPGTSSELVDLLMGLLKRNAKDRMEFETFFNHPFIRMADSSSQKSPLPSGSPPVPISAPSQTPSATPKHAIRGGAAAAAVAAGGAYAPLAQQPGPSPPVGNLPPSPEELRMSVDQRSSGDLPSTSPASTSALPRPTPVPRVVNPPAQEEAEDFVMVPAQLPNEPEASKVPQGWGGRVLTKAGGVVYQKNTPQYGPLTPQVPASPRPSHLPVQGGSSGSTHSSSSSESCRSGEPVPVPSQRATFQQMTSSGSSDQISATIQPESPRHSNIPITRPSPPPRSQPINMKRVSDHRAPDVASLSPPAVQFSIGTPPMCGRRRSTSGSSYSTTPPTTTVVTGNTQVIPGGRLTPTNSPLRQSGRRTPPHLPPQLFSAPPVLPPILGSPTKQGLGQDNPAGDICGNTTNLPLTAPHRAITLPEMTSVTRDLFAGVGLDMSVDGGLQRSRTESHLLEWQARAASPPHPGKQLVQYGQSAPAFVVQSTPLGIPDVQDTVAFYAPPLHQETLMEREHNETLAKLNFVLALVDCILELARSRATPITALRQNAAMRESVSGGCRKRLVFWAETLCLKSLTTGSPKDSEGCTLPSPPPEWQRRAEQLVLYVRALQLLSSALTMAKHEKNANRLQPSTAVKNVVGVLNDRFRQALGICKELNSSGAVTAVDPRTSTITADKLIYNYAIEMCQSAALDELFGKPEECFRRYQTAQILLHALAQQVAHDSDRSLLTRYKQAVEKRLFLLHEQGVVHAYNTNEA; encoded by the exons TATTGCAATGGGGGCGATTTAGCGGATTACCTACATG CTAAAGGCACCCTGAGCGAAGACACCATCAGGTTTTTCTTACGACAGCTAG CGGAGTCGATGCGAGCCCTGTATGGGAAGGGCATCGTTCATCGTGATCTCAAACCCCAGAACATCCTTTTGGCTCATGCTGGCAAACCCAACCCAGCGCCCCACCACATTACGCTCAAGATTG ctGACTTTGGGTTTGCTAGATTCCTTCAAGATGGAGTAATGGCTGCTACATTATGTGGCTCACCTATGTACATGGCACCAGAGGTCATCATGAGCATACAGTATGATGCAAAAGCCGACTTGTGGTCATTGGGAACGATAGTGTTCCAGTGCCTAGTGGGGAAGGCACCGTTTCAAGCACAAACGCCACAGGCATTGAAACAGTTCTATGAAAAGAATGCAAATCTTGCTCCAAG AATACCACCAGGCACATCGTCAGAATTGGTAGACTTACTCATGGGGTTATTAAAAAGAAATGCGAAAGATCGAATGGAGTTTGAAACCTTCTTCAACCATCCTTTCATCCGAATGGCAGACTCGTCTTCACAGAAATCTCCACTGCCATCAGGCTCTCCTCCTGTCCCAATTTCAGCTCCTTCTCAGACACCATCGGCAACGCCCAAGCATGCTATCCGTGGTGGAGCAGCTGCAGCTGCAGTTGCTGCAGGTGGAGCTTATGCACCTCTTGCCCAACAGCCTGGACCAAGTCCACCTGTTG GAAATCTTCCACCATCACCAGAAGAACTGCGTATGAGTGTTGATCAACGAAGTAGCGGCGATTTACCTTCTACTTCTCCTGCTAGTACATCAGCCCTTCCAAGACCTACTCCTGTTCCCAGAGTGGTCAATCCTCCAGCCCAGGAGGAAGCAGAAGACTTTGTCATGGTGCCCGCCCAACTGCCTAATGAACCAGAAGCTTCTAAGGTTCCTCAGGG GTGGGGCGGGCGAGTCCTAACAAAAGCTGGCGGAGTAGTTTATCAGAAAAATACTCCCCAGTATGGTCCTCTGACTCCTCAAGTTCCAGCATCTCCAAGGCCTTCTCATTTACCTGTGCAAG GAGGAAGCAGTGGCAGCACACATTCAAGCAGTAGTAGCGAGTCGTGTCGTTCTGGGGAGCCTGTGCCAGTCCCTTCACAACGAGCAACCTTTCAACAAATGACTTCGTCAGGGTCCTCGGACCAAATTTCAGCCACAATTCAGCCTGAATCACCAAGACATTCAAATATTCCCATAACCCGACCATCTCCCCCACCTCGTTCACAACCCATTAATATGAAGAGAGTGTCTGATCATAGAGCTCCTGATGTTGCCTCATTGTCACCACCGGCT gTTCAGTTTTCAATTGGCACTCCTCCCATGTGTGGTCGGAGAAGGTCAACTTCAGGCAGCTCATACTCAACTACTCCACCAACCACAACTGTAGTGACAG GTAATACCCAGGTGATCCCAGGAGGTCGCCTCACCCCCACCAATTCACCCTTACGTCAGTCCGGCCGGCGTACACCCCCTCACCTGCCTCCCCAATTGTTTTCAGCCCCACCTGTGCTGCCCCCGATCCTGGGCTCTCCCACAAAGCAGGGGCTTGGCCAAGATAATCCTGCTGGTGACATCTGTGGCAACACTACCAACCTGCCCCTTACTGCCCCACACCGCGCTATTACACTACCTGAGATGACCTCTGTCACACGTGACCTGTTTGCGG GAGTTGGATTAGACATGAGTGTAGATGGTGGATTACAAAGGTCTAGGACAGAGTCTCATTTATTAGAATGGCAGGCAAGGGCAGCCAGTCCACCCCATCCAGGCAAGCAGCTTGTACAGTATGGACAAAGTGCACCTGCGTTTGTAGTACAGAGTACTCCTTTAGGTATACCTGATGTACAAGACACTGTTGCATTTTATGCACCACCTCTTCACCAAGAAACATTGATGGAG AGAGAACACAATGAAACTCTAGCAAAACTGAACTTTGTATTAGCACTGGTTGACTGCATCCTAGAATTGGCTCGGTCTCGAGCTACACCTATTACAGCCCTGAGGCAAAATGCTGCCATGAGGGAGTCAGTCTCTGGAg gTTGTAGGAAAAGGTTAGTATTTTGGGCGGAAACTTTATGCCTGAAATCCCTCACTACAGGGTCCCCAAAGGATAGCGAGGGCTGTACTCTACCGTCCCCTCCTCCAGAATGGCAGCGACGAGCAGAGCAATTAGTGTTATATGTTAGAGCCCTACAGCTGCTTTCCTCAGCTCTAACAATGGCAAAgcatgaaaaaaatgcaaatcgACTTCAGCCCTCAACAGCTGTCAAAAATG TTGTTGGTGTGCTGAATGATCGTTTTCGGCAAGCATTAGGCATATGCAAGGAACTGAATAGTTCGGGAGCAGTGACAGCAGTAGATCCAAGAACGTCCACCATCACAGCTGACAAGCTCATTTACAACTATGCTATTGAAATG TGCCAGAGTGCAGCTTTGGATGAACTTTTTGGAAAACCTGAGGAGTGCTTCCGACGCTACCAAACTGCACAAATACTCCTGCATGCTTTGGCACAACAAGTAGCTCATGATTCCGACCGCTCTCTTCTTACAAGATATAAACAGGCAGTAGAAAAGAGACTATTTCTTTTACACGAACAAGGTGTTGTTCatgcttataatacaaatgaggCATAG
- the LOC135206949 gene encoding serine/threonine-protein kinase unc-51-like isoform X5 — MRALYGKGIVHRDLKPQNILLAHAGKPNPAPHHITLKIADFGFARFLQDGVMAATLCGSPMYMAPEVIMSIQYDAKADLWSLGTIVFQCLVGKAPFQAQTPQALKQFYEKNANLAPRIPPGTSSELVDLLMGLLKRNAKDRMEFETFFNHPFIRMADSSSQKSPLPSGSPPVPISAPSQTPSATPKHAIRGGAAAAAVAAGGAYAPLAQQPGPSPPVGNLPPSPEELRMSVDQRSSGDLPSTSPASTSALPRPTPVPRVVNPPAQEEAEDFVMVPAQLPNEPEASKVPQGWGGRVLTKAGGVVYQKNTPQYGPLTPQVPASPRPSHLPVQGGSSGSTHSSSSSESCRSGEPVPVPSQRATFQQMTSSGSSDQISATIQPESPRHSNIPITRPSPPPRSQPINMKRVSDHRAPDVASLSPPAVQFSIGTPPMCGRRRSTSGSSYSTTPPTTTVVTGNTQVIPGGRLTPTNSPLRQSGRRTPPHLPPQLFSAPPVLPPILGSPTKQGLGQDNPAGDICGNTTNLPLTAPHRAITLPEMTSVTRDLFAGVGLDMSVDGGLQRSRTESHLLEWQARAASPPHPGKQLVQYGQSAPAFVVQSTPLGIPDVQDTVAFYAPPLHQETLMEREHNETLAKLNFVLALVDCILELARSRATPITALRQNAAMRESVSGGCRKRLVFWAETLCLKSLTTGSPKDSEGCTLPSPPPEWQRRAEQLVLYVRALQLLSSALTMAKHEKNANRLQPSTAVKNVVGVLNDRFRQALGICKELNSSGAVTAVDPRTSTITADKLIYNYAIEMCQSAALDELFGKPEECFRRYQTAQILLHALAQQVAHDSDRSLLTRYKQAVEKRLFLLHEQGVVHAYNTNEA, encoded by the exons ATGCGAGCCCTGTATGGGAAGGGCATCGTTCATCGTGATCTCAAACCCCAGAACATCCTTTTGGCTCATGCTGGCAAACCCAACCCAGCGCCCCACCACATTACGCTCAAGATTG ctGACTTTGGGTTTGCTAGATTCCTTCAAGATGGAGTAATGGCTGCTACATTATGTGGCTCACCTATGTACATGGCACCAGAGGTCATCATGAGCATACAGTATGATGCAAAAGCCGACTTGTGGTCATTGGGAACGATAGTGTTCCAGTGCCTAGTGGGGAAGGCACCGTTTCAAGCACAAACGCCACAGGCATTGAAACAGTTCTATGAAAAGAATGCAAATCTTGCTCCAAG AATACCACCAGGCACATCGTCAGAATTGGTAGACTTACTCATGGGGTTATTAAAAAGAAATGCGAAAGATCGAATGGAGTTTGAAACCTTCTTCAACCATCCTTTCATCCGAATGGCAGACTCGTCTTCACAGAAATCTCCACTGCCATCAGGCTCTCCTCCTGTCCCAATTTCAGCTCCTTCTCAGACACCATCGGCAACGCCCAAGCATGCTATCCGTGGTGGAGCAGCTGCAGCTGCAGTTGCTGCAGGTGGAGCTTATGCACCTCTTGCCCAACAGCCTGGACCAAGTCCACCTGTTG GAAATCTTCCACCATCACCAGAAGAACTGCGTATGAGTGTTGATCAACGAAGTAGCGGCGATTTACCTTCTACTTCTCCTGCTAGTACATCAGCCCTTCCAAGACCTACTCCTGTTCCCAGAGTGGTCAATCCTCCAGCCCAGGAGGAAGCAGAAGACTTTGTCATGGTGCCCGCCCAACTGCCTAATGAACCAGAAGCTTCTAAGGTTCCTCAGGG GTGGGGCGGGCGAGTCCTAACAAAAGCTGGCGGAGTAGTTTATCAGAAAAATACTCCCCAGTATGGTCCTCTGACTCCTCAAGTTCCAGCATCTCCAAGGCCTTCTCATTTACCTGTGCAAG GAGGAAGCAGTGGCAGCACACATTCAAGCAGTAGTAGCGAGTCGTGTCGTTCTGGGGAGCCTGTGCCAGTCCCTTCACAACGAGCAACCTTTCAACAAATGACTTCGTCAGGGTCCTCGGACCAAATTTCAGCCACAATTCAGCCTGAATCACCAAGACATTCAAATATTCCCATAACCCGACCATCTCCCCCACCTCGTTCACAACCCATTAATATGAAGAGAGTGTCTGATCATAGAGCTCCTGATGTTGCCTCATTGTCACCACCGGCT gTTCAGTTTTCAATTGGCACTCCTCCCATGTGTGGTCGGAGAAGGTCAACTTCAGGCAGCTCATACTCAACTACTCCACCAACCACAACTGTAGTGACAG GTAATACCCAGGTGATCCCAGGAGGTCGCCTCACCCCCACCAATTCACCCTTACGTCAGTCCGGCCGGCGTACACCCCCTCACCTGCCTCCCCAATTGTTTTCAGCCCCACCTGTGCTGCCCCCGATCCTGGGCTCTCCCACAAAGCAGGGGCTTGGCCAAGATAATCCTGCTGGTGACATCTGTGGCAACACTACCAACCTGCCCCTTACTGCCCCACACCGCGCTATTACACTACCTGAGATGACCTCTGTCACACGTGACCTGTTTGCGG GAGTTGGATTAGACATGAGTGTAGATGGTGGATTACAAAGGTCTAGGACAGAGTCTCATTTATTAGAATGGCAGGCAAGGGCAGCCAGTCCACCCCATCCAGGCAAGCAGCTTGTACAGTATGGACAAAGTGCACCTGCGTTTGTAGTACAGAGTACTCCTTTAGGTATACCTGATGTACAAGACACTGTTGCATTTTATGCACCACCTCTTCACCAAGAAACATTGATGGAG AGAGAACACAATGAAACTCTAGCAAAACTGAACTTTGTATTAGCACTGGTTGACTGCATCCTAGAATTGGCTCGGTCTCGAGCTACACCTATTACAGCCCTGAGGCAAAATGCTGCCATGAGGGAGTCAGTCTCTGGAg gTTGTAGGAAAAGGTTAGTATTTTGGGCGGAAACTTTATGCCTGAAATCCCTCACTACAGGGTCCCCAAAGGATAGCGAGGGCTGTACTCTACCGTCCCCTCCTCCAGAATGGCAGCGACGAGCAGAGCAATTAGTGTTATATGTTAGAGCCCTACAGCTGCTTTCCTCAGCTCTAACAATGGCAAAgcatgaaaaaaatgcaaatcgACTTCAGCCCTCAACAGCTGTCAAAAATG TTGTTGGTGTGCTGAATGATCGTTTTCGGCAAGCATTAGGCATATGCAAGGAACTGAATAGTTCGGGAGCAGTGACAGCAGTAGATCCAAGAACGTCCACCATCACAGCTGACAAGCTCATTTACAACTATGCTATTGAAATG TGCCAGAGTGCAGCTTTGGATGAACTTTTTGGAAAACCTGAGGAGTGCTTCCGACGCTACCAAACTGCACAAATACTCCTGCATGCTTTGGCACAACAAGTAGCTCATGATTCCGACCGCTCTCTTCTTACAAGATATAAACAGGCAGTAGAAAAGAGACTATTTCTTTTACACGAACAAGGTGTTGTTCatgcttataatacaaatgaggCATAG
- the LOC135206949 gene encoding serine/threonine-protein kinase unc-51-like isoform X6: MDYHTLPATIVETWEKNIKGKIQNSLQIPQNPQLNPDFGFARFLQDGVMAATLCGSPMYMAPEVIMSIQYDAKADLWSLGTIVFQCLVGKAPFQAQTPQALKQFYEKNANLAPRIPPGTSSELVDLLMGLLKRNAKDRMEFETFFNHPFIRMADSSSQKSPLPSGSPPVPISAPSQTPSATPKHAIRGGAAAAAVAAGGAYAPLAQQPGPSPPVGNLPPSPEELRMSVDQRSSGDLPSTSPASTSALPRPTPVPRVVNPPAQEEAEDFVMVPAQLPNEPEASKVPQGWGGRVLTKAGGVVYQKNTPQYGPLTPQVPASPRPSHLPVQGGSSGSTHSSSSSESCRSGEPVPVPSQRATFQQMTSSGSSDQISATIQPESPRHSNIPITRPSPPPRSQPINMKRVSDHRAPDVASLSPPAVQFSIGTPPMCGRRRSTSGSSYSTTPPTTTVVTGNTQVIPGGRLTPTNSPLRQSGRRTPPHLPPQLFSAPPVLPPILGSPTKQGLGQDNPAGDICGNTTNLPLTAPHRAITLPEMTSVTRDLFAGVGLDMSVDGGLQRSRTESHLLEWQARAASPPHPGKQLVQYGQSAPAFVVQSTPLGIPDVQDTVAFYAPPLHQETLMEREHNETLAKLNFVLALVDCILELARSRATPITALRQNAAMRESVSGGCRKRLVFWAETLCLKSLTTGSPKDSEGCTLPSPPPEWQRRAEQLVLYVRALQLLSSALTMAKHEKNANRLQPSTAVKNVVGVLNDRFRQALGICKELNSSGAVTAVDPRTSTITADKLIYNYAIEMCQSAALDELFGKPEECFRRYQTAQILLHALAQQVAHDSDRSLLTRYKQAVEKRLFLLHEQGVVHAYNTNEA, translated from the exons ATGGATTATCACACCCTTCCAGCTACCATTGTTGAAACTTGGGAAAAGAACATCAAAGGAAAAATACAGAATTCTTTGCAGATTCCTCAGAATCCTCAGTTGAACC ctGACTTTGGGTTTGCTAGATTCCTTCAAGATGGAGTAATGGCTGCTACATTATGTGGCTCACCTATGTACATGGCACCAGAGGTCATCATGAGCATACAGTATGATGCAAAAGCCGACTTGTGGTCATTGGGAACGATAGTGTTCCAGTGCCTAGTGGGGAAGGCACCGTTTCAAGCACAAACGCCACAGGCATTGAAACAGTTCTATGAAAAGAATGCAAATCTTGCTCCAAG AATACCACCAGGCACATCGTCAGAATTGGTAGACTTACTCATGGGGTTATTAAAAAGAAATGCGAAAGATCGAATGGAGTTTGAAACCTTCTTCAACCATCCTTTCATCCGAATGGCAGACTCGTCTTCACAGAAATCTCCACTGCCATCAGGCTCTCCTCCTGTCCCAATTTCAGCTCCTTCTCAGACACCATCGGCAACGCCCAAGCATGCTATCCGTGGTGGAGCAGCTGCAGCTGCAGTTGCTGCAGGTGGAGCTTATGCACCTCTTGCCCAACAGCCTGGACCAAGTCCACCTGTTG GAAATCTTCCACCATCACCAGAAGAACTGCGTATGAGTGTTGATCAACGAAGTAGCGGCGATTTACCTTCTACTTCTCCTGCTAGTACATCAGCCCTTCCAAGACCTACTCCTGTTCCCAGAGTGGTCAATCCTCCAGCCCAGGAGGAAGCAGAAGACTTTGTCATGGTGCCCGCCCAACTGCCTAATGAACCAGAAGCTTCTAAGGTTCCTCAGGG GTGGGGCGGGCGAGTCCTAACAAAAGCTGGCGGAGTAGTTTATCAGAAAAATACTCCCCAGTATGGTCCTCTGACTCCTCAAGTTCCAGCATCTCCAAGGCCTTCTCATTTACCTGTGCAAG GAGGAAGCAGTGGCAGCACACATTCAAGCAGTAGTAGCGAGTCGTGTCGTTCTGGGGAGCCTGTGCCAGTCCCTTCACAACGAGCAACCTTTCAACAAATGACTTCGTCAGGGTCCTCGGACCAAATTTCAGCCACAATTCAGCCTGAATCACCAAGACATTCAAATATTCCCATAACCCGACCATCTCCCCCACCTCGTTCACAACCCATTAATATGAAGAGAGTGTCTGATCATAGAGCTCCTGATGTTGCCTCATTGTCACCACCGGCT gTTCAGTTTTCAATTGGCACTCCTCCCATGTGTGGTCGGAGAAGGTCAACTTCAGGCAGCTCATACTCAACTACTCCACCAACCACAACTGTAGTGACAG GTAATACCCAGGTGATCCCAGGAGGTCGCCTCACCCCCACCAATTCACCCTTACGTCAGTCCGGCCGGCGTACACCCCCTCACCTGCCTCCCCAATTGTTTTCAGCCCCACCTGTGCTGCCCCCGATCCTGGGCTCTCCCACAAAGCAGGGGCTTGGCCAAGATAATCCTGCTGGTGACATCTGTGGCAACACTACCAACCTGCCCCTTACTGCCCCACACCGCGCTATTACACTACCTGAGATGACCTCTGTCACACGTGACCTGTTTGCGG GAGTTGGATTAGACATGAGTGTAGATGGTGGATTACAAAGGTCTAGGACAGAGTCTCATTTATTAGAATGGCAGGCAAGGGCAGCCAGTCCACCCCATCCAGGCAAGCAGCTTGTACAGTATGGACAAAGTGCACCTGCGTTTGTAGTACAGAGTACTCCTTTAGGTATACCTGATGTACAAGACACTGTTGCATTTTATGCACCACCTCTTCACCAAGAAACATTGATGGAG AGAGAACACAATGAAACTCTAGCAAAACTGAACTTTGTATTAGCACTGGTTGACTGCATCCTAGAATTGGCTCGGTCTCGAGCTACACCTATTACAGCCCTGAGGCAAAATGCTGCCATGAGGGAGTCAGTCTCTGGAg gTTGTAGGAAAAGGTTAGTATTTTGGGCGGAAACTTTATGCCTGAAATCCCTCACTACAGGGTCCCCAAAGGATAGCGAGGGCTGTACTCTACCGTCCCCTCCTCCAGAATGGCAGCGACGAGCAGAGCAATTAGTGTTATATGTTAGAGCCCTACAGCTGCTTTCCTCAGCTCTAACAATGGCAAAgcatgaaaaaaatgcaaatcgACTTCAGCCCTCAACAGCTGTCAAAAATG TTGTTGGTGTGCTGAATGATCGTTTTCGGCAAGCATTAGGCATATGCAAGGAACTGAATAGTTCGGGAGCAGTGACAGCAGTAGATCCAAGAACGTCCACCATCACAGCTGACAAGCTCATTTACAACTATGCTATTGAAATG TGCCAGAGTGCAGCTTTGGATGAACTTTTTGGAAAACCTGAGGAGTGCTTCCGACGCTACCAAACTGCACAAATACTCCTGCATGCTTTGGCACAACAAGTAGCTCATGATTCCGACCGCTCTCTTCTTACAAGATATAAACAGGCAGTAGAAAAGAGACTATTTCTTTTACACGAACAAGGTGTTGTTCatgcttataatacaaatgaggCATAG